In a single window of the Syngnathus typhle isolate RoL2023-S1 ecotype Sweden linkage group LG19, RoL_Styp_1.0, whole genome shotgun sequence genome:
- the si:ch73-174h16.4 gene encoding leucine-rich repeat-containing protein 14 codes for MMALSLLSLCAKEVVSEHSSSPHWLRWVPRELYGPLLEASFAGCRPLAVGELVQKWPERRLRVGGRRNRGQRPPSRLCVQALLLAVVRGLSDQRSALRVLDLCGLQGDEGPTVDSMGGWSLTVALCTMVVQARAGERKRLCALERDSDVKRERGQRKRVKEATGDTSNCMKGSVGVSGEADLAKEVRQTEKRREGSWMEEGGGKESGTPLQVRADLFVNARSWERVCAALSAAGPLELQCRYLHVEEVSVSSIGTLLDLLPPRGLLGVDVRYSNLGVAGLAQLLPRLAAFPNLSSLCLHYCNLDLRREQPGQEEALRDLSQGLAQLRGLRRLSLTALRLPGQLQVLLSSLSQPLEVLELPYLSLSAGDLSYLSCSRHASSLQQLDLSENRLDARSLPSVRRLLSKASSSLRHLSLSGCGLSDELLGSLLPSLGCCSSLRSLALALNPLSTAGLVKAVRRVARVASMRQLLYPNPLEDYQPGLPELPSCAQLLDWPLDESTDTDATGNLLKKVLKDYGRSDIVLTCDLLNYDKDSAE; via the exons ATGATGGCGCTTTCCTTGTTGAGCCTGTGCGCGAAGGAGGTGGTGAGCGAGCATAGCTCGTCGCCACACTGGCTGCGCTGGGTGCCCCGCGAACTGTACGGGCCGCTACTGGAGGCCTCGTTCGCCGGATGCAGACCGCTCGCCGTCGGGGAACTGGTGCAGAAGTGGCCCGAGCGACGGCTGCGAGTCGGCGGGCGCAGGAACCGAGGGCAGCGGCCCCCTAGTCGCCTGTGTGTGCAGGCTCTGTTGCTCGCTGTCGTTAGGGGACTCTCCGATCAGAG ATCTGCGCTGCGAGTACTGGACCTTTGCGGACTGCAAGGGGACGAGGGTCCAACAGTGGATTCTATGGGGGGATGGTCCCTGACCGTAGCGCTGTGCACCATGGTGGTCCAGGCCCGAGCCGGAGAAAGGAAGAGGCTCTGCGCTCTGGAACGAGACAGTGACGTGAAACGAGAGAGGGGCCAGCGCAAGAGAGTCAAGGAGGCGACTGGTGACACGAGCAATTGCATGAAAGGGTCTGTTGGAGTTTCAGGGGAAGCGGATTTGGCGAAGGAGGTCAGGCAGACAGAGAAGAGGCGCGAGGGCTCGTGGATGGAAGAAGGCGGCGGCAAGGAAAGTGGCACGCCGTTGCAAGTCAGGGCGGACCTTTTCGTCAATGCCCGCTCTTGGGAGCGCGTGTGCGCGGCCCTGAGCGCGGCGGGACCCCTGGAGCTACAGTGTCGGTACCTGCACGTGGAGGAGGTCTCCGTGTCCAGCATCGGCACCCTTCTGGACTTGCTGCCGCCTCGGGGCCTGCTGGGGGTGGACGTGCGCTACAGCAACCTGGGCGTGGCGGGTCTGGCTCAGCTGCTGCCTCGGCTGGCCGCCTTCCCCAACTTGAGCTCCCTTTGCTTGCACTACTGCAACTTGGACCTTCGGAGGGAGCAGCCGGGGCAGGAGGAGGCGCTCCGAGACCTCTCCCAGGGTCTGGCGCAGCTACGGGGACTGCGACGTCTCAGCCTCACTGCGCTGCGTTTGCCGGGACAACTTCAAGTGCTGCTCag TTCCCTGTCTCAGCCCCTGGAGGTGCTGGAGCTGCCTTACTTGAGCCTGAGCGCGGGCGATCTGTCCTACCTGTCGTGCAGCCGGCACGCCTCCTCCCTGCAGCAGCTGGACCTGAGCGAAAACCGTCTGGACGCCCGCTCGCTGCCCTCCGTGCGCCGGCTCCTGTCAAAAGCGTCGAGCAGCCTCCGCCACCTGTCGCTGAGCGGCTGCGGCCTCAGCGACGAGCTGCTGGGCTCGCTGCTGCCTTCCCTGGGCTGCTGCTCGTCCCTGCGGAGCCTGGCCCTCGCCCTCAACCCGCTGTCCACCGCCGGCCTGGTCAAGGCGGTGAGGAGGGTGGCGAGGGTGGCCTCCATGCGCCAGCTGCTCTACCCGAACCCCCTGGAGGACTACCAACCGGGACTCCCCGAGCTGCCTTCCTGTGCTCAGCTCCTGGATTGGCCTCTGGACGAGTCAACGGACACGGACGCCACCGGCAACCTCCTCAAAAAAGTGCTGAAGGACTACGGACGCTCGGACATTGTGCTCACTTGCGACCTGCTCAATTACGATAAAGACTCAGCAGAATGA